A window from Pseudomonas kribbensis encodes these proteins:
- a CDS encoding PilZ domain-containing protein, whose translation MFTDRRIERHQLPYFLRVFNSVTDKPIGFLGNVSEDGLMLISQLPMMIGAEFKLRLKIPVGDGCQQVIDLNACCLWCHEDATPQHYDAGFSLFRTPPEYGQLVEALKQYFSFQPLPASA comes from the coding sequence ATGTTTACCGACCGTCGAATCGAACGGCACCAGTTGCCGTATTTTCTGCGAGTGTTCAACAGCGTCACCGACAAACCCATCGGCTTTCTGGGCAACGTCTCCGAAGACGGGCTGATGCTCATCAGCCAGTTGCCGATGATGATCGGTGCCGAATTCAAATTGCGTCTGAAGATCCCCGTGGGCGACGGCTGCCAGCAGGTGATCGACCTCAACGCCTGCTGCCTGTGGTGCCATGAGGATGCGACGCCCCAACACTACGACGCCGGCTTCAGCCTGTTCCGCACGCCCCCGGAGTACGGGCAACTGGTCGAGGCGTTGAAGCAGTACTTCAGTTTTCAGCCGTTGCCGGCTTCGGCCTGA
- a CDS encoding tetratricopeptide repeat protein, with protein sequence MRLLPIAALALSVLAASGCTRWSMNHHLNNAYSAYDRGNCEQVMLELSKVERASRARPYVWPEVSMMRGQCLERQKMFVDAAQTYQFIIASYPNSEYAYRARARLETLQSLGHYPTRSAAVVPPARF encoded by the coding sequence ATGCGATTGTTGCCCATTGCCGCCCTTGCCCTCAGCGTCCTCGCTGCTTCGGGCTGCACCCGTTGGTCGATGAACCATCATCTGAACAACGCCTACAGCGCCTATGACCGGGGCAATTGCGAGCAAGTGATGCTCGAACTTTCCAAGGTCGAACGCGCCAGCCGCGCCCGCCCCTACGTGTGGCCGGAAGTGTCGATGATGCGCGGCCAGTGCCTGGAACGGCAAAAAATGTTTGTCGATGCGGCGCAGACCTACCAGTTCATCATCGCCTCGTACCCCAACAGCGAATACGCCTACCGTGCCCGTGCGCGTCTGGAAACCCTGCAGAGTCTGGGCCACTACCCGACCCGCAGCGCCGCCGTGGTGCCACCCGCCCGCTTCTGA
- the pyk gene encoding pyruvate kinase, with translation MSVRRTKIVATLGPASNSPEVLEQLILAGLDVARLNFSHGTPDEHKARAKLVRDLAAKHGRFVALLGDLQGPKIRIAKFANKRIELKIGDKFTFSTSHPLTEGNQQVVGIDYPDLVKDCGVGDELLLDDGRVVMRVETATATELNCVVTIGGPLSDHKGINRRGGGLTAPALTEKDKADIKLAAEMEVDYLAVSFPRDAADMNYARQLRDEAGGTAWLVAKIERAEAVADDETLDGLIKASDAVMVARGDLGVEIGDAELVGIQKKIILHARRHNKAVIVATQMMESMIQNPMPTRAEVSDVANAVLDYTDAVMLSAESAAGAYPLEAVQAMARICVGAEKHPTSKTSSHRIGKEFERCDESIALATMYTANHFPGVKAIIALTESGYTPLIMSRIRSSVPIYCFTPHREAQARAAMFRGVYTVPFDPASLAPNEVSQKAIDELVKRGVVEKGDWVILTKGDSYHTTGGTNGMKILHVGDPQV, from the coding sequence ATGTCCGTCCGTCGTACCAAAATCGTCGCTACCCTTGGCCCGGCCAGTAACTCGCCGGAAGTTCTCGAACAGCTGATTCTGGCTGGCCTGGACGTCGCCCGTCTGAACTTCTCCCACGGCACCCCCGACGAGCACAAGGCTCGCGCGAAGCTGGTGCGTGACCTGGCTGCCAAGCACGGCCGCTTCGTCGCCCTGCTGGGTGACCTGCAAGGTCCGAAAATCCGTATCGCCAAATTCGCCAACAAGCGCATCGAGCTGAAGATCGGTGACAAGTTCACCTTCTCCACCAGCCATCCGCTGACCGAAGGCAACCAGCAAGTGGTCGGCATCGACTACCCGGACCTGGTCAAGGACTGCGGCGTGGGCGACGAGCTGCTGCTCGACGACGGCCGCGTGGTGATGCGCGTTGAAACCGCCACCGCCACCGAACTGAACTGCGTGGTGACCATCGGCGGTCCGCTGTCCGACCACAAAGGCATCAACCGTCGCGGTGGCGGCCTGACCGCTCCGGCCCTGACCGAGAAAGACAAGGCCGACATCAAGCTCGCCGCTGAAATGGAAGTCGACTACCTCGCCGTGTCCTTCCCGCGTGACGCCGCCGACATGAACTACGCCCGCCAACTGCGCGACGAAGCCGGCGGCACCGCCTGGCTGGTGGCGAAGATCGAACGCGCCGAAGCCGTAGCCGACGACGAAACCCTCGATGGTCTGATCAAAGCCTCTGACGCTGTGATGGTTGCCCGTGGTGACCTGGGTGTGGAAATCGGCGACGCCGAGCTTGTGGGCATCCAGAAGAAAATCATTCTGCACGCACGCCGCCACAACAAGGCTGTGATCGTGGCGACCCAGATGATGGAGTCGATGATCCAGAACCCGATGCCGACCCGCGCCGAAGTGTCCGACGTGGCCAACGCCGTGCTCGACTACACCGATGCCGTGATGCTGTCGGCCGAATCCGCTGCCGGCGCTTATCCGCTGGAAGCCGTACAAGCGATGGCGCGCATCTGCGTTGGCGCTGAAAAGCACCCGACCAGCAAGACCTCCAGCCACCGTATCGGCAAGGAATTCGAGCGCTGCGACGAGAGCATTGCGCTGGCGACCATGTACACCGCCAACCACTTCCCGGGCGTCAAGGCGATCATCGCGCTGACCGAAAGCGGCTACACCCCGCTGATCATGTCGCGTATCCGTTCGTCGGTGCCGATCTACTGCTTCACCCCGCACCGCGAGGCCCAGGCCCGCGCGGCGATGTTCCGTGGCGTGTACACCGTGCCGTTCGACCCGGCTTCGCTGGCTCCGAACGAAGTCAGCCAGAAAGCCATCGACGAGCTGGTCAAGCGCGGCGTGGTGGAGAAAGGCGACTGGGTCATCCTGACCAAGGGCGACAGCTACCACACCACCGGCGGCACCAACGGCATGAAGATCCTGCATGTGGGCGACCCGCAGGTCTGA
- a CDS encoding enoyl-CoA hydratase-related protein gives MPEAILLHRERGLLTLRLNRPDKKNALTRAMYSQLAEALKQANHDPEINAVLITGSAECFTAGNDIADFIQQPPSDLDSPVFHFMLELLECRKPVIAAVAGAAVGIGTTMLLHCDLVYVARDARLRMPFVNLGLCPEFGSSLILPRLLGQAKASELLLLGEGFTGEQAAQWGIATEALGSGEAALARAREMALRFDELPAEAVRISKQLMRAPDRELIRKVIEEEGALFTQRLRSPEALAALTGFIKRH, from the coding sequence ATGCCCGAAGCCATCCTGCTGCACCGCGAACGCGGTTTGCTGACCCTGCGCCTCAACCGCCCGGACAAGAAAAACGCCCTGACCCGCGCCATGTACAGCCAGTTGGCCGAAGCGCTCAAGCAAGCCAATCACGACCCCGAAATCAACGCCGTGCTGATCACCGGCAGCGCCGAGTGCTTCACCGCCGGCAACGATATTGCCGACTTCATCCAGCAACCGCCGAGCGATCTCGACAGCCCGGTGTTTCACTTCATGCTCGAACTCCTCGAATGCCGCAAACCGGTGATCGCCGCCGTGGCCGGGGCGGCGGTGGGGATCGGCACGACGATGTTGCTGCATTGCGATCTGGTATACGTGGCGCGGGATGCGCGGTTGCGTATGCCGTTCGTCAACCTCGGGTTGTGCCCGGAATTCGGGTCCAGCCTGATCTTGCCGCGCTTGCTCGGGCAGGCCAAAGCGTCGGAACTGTTGCTGCTCGGTGAAGGTTTTACTGGCGAGCAAGCGGCGCAATGGGGGATTGCCACCGAAGCGCTGGGCAGTGGCGAAGCCGCGTTGGCCAGGGCGCGGGAGATGGCGCTGCGGTTTGATGAGCTGCCGGCCGAGGCGGTGCGCATCAGCAAACAATTGATGCGCGCGCCGGATCGCGAGTTGATCCGCAAGGTGATCGAGGAGGAGGGCGCGCTGTTCACCCAGCGGTTGCGCTCGCCGGAGGCACTGGCGGCGTTGACCGGGTTTATCAAACGCCACTAA
- a CDS encoding iron-sulfur-binding ferredoxin reductase codes for MPELRVGERQWSVAAGSNLLDALNRNGVAVPYSCRAGSCHACLVQCVQGLPADSRPDALSAEQRDQGWRLACQCQVIEDLQVHTFDPVTDGRPATVEALDWLGDSVLRLRLTPQRPLRYSAGQHLVLWAGHIARPYSLASLPEEDRFLEFHLDCRQPGEFSDAARRLQIGDPIRLGELRGGALHYDPDWHDRPLWLLAAGTGLGPLFGVLREALRQDHRGAIRVIHLAHDADGHYLAKPLAALAAQRENLSVELWTAAELPGALAQLRLVSRQTLALVCGSTASVDAFAKRLFLAGLPRNQLLADVFLSRG; via the coding sequence ATGCCTGAACTGCGGGTCGGTGAACGACAGTGGTCGGTGGCGGCGGGCAGCAACCTGCTCGATGCCCTCAACCGGAACGGTGTGGCGGTGCCTTACAGCTGCCGCGCCGGCAGTTGCCATGCGTGTCTGGTGCAATGCGTGCAGGGCTTGCCTGCTGACAGCCGCCCGGATGCCCTGAGCGCCGAACAACGTGATCAGGGCTGGCGGCTGGCTTGTCAGTGTCAGGTCATCGAAGACTTGCAGGTGCACACCTTCGATCCGGTCACTGATGGTCGCCCGGCCACGGTCGAAGCGCTGGACTGGCTCGGCGATAGCGTGTTGCGCCTGCGCCTGACACCCCAGCGGCCGTTGCGCTACAGCGCTGGTCAGCATCTGGTGCTGTGGGCCGGTCACATCGCGCGGCCGTATTCACTGGCGAGCCTGCCGGAAGAAGACCGTTTTCTCGAATTTCACCTCGATTGCCGCCAGCCCGGCGAATTCAGCGATGCCGCCCGGCGCTTGCAGATCGGCGACCCGATCCGCCTCGGTGAGCTGCGTGGTGGCGCGCTGCATTACGACCCGGACTGGCACGACCGGCCGCTGTGGCTGCTCGCCGCCGGCACCGGCCTCGGCCCGTTGTTCGGGGTGTTGCGCGAAGCCTTGCGTCAGGATCATCGGGGCGCCATTCGCGTCATTCATCTGGCCCATGATGCTGACGGGCATTACCTGGCCAAACCCCTTGCCGCACTGGCCGCGCAGCGGGAAAACCTCAGCGTCGAATTGTGGACGGCGGCCGAGTTGCCGGGCGCTTTGGCGCAACTGCGCCTTGTCTCCCGACAAACCCTGGCCTTAGTCTGCGGTTCGACTGCCAGCGTCGACGCCTTTGCCAAGCGTCTGTTCCTGGCCGGACTGCCGCGCAATCAACTGCTGGCCGATGTCTTCCTGAGCCGTGGTTGA
- a CDS encoding GGDEF domain-containing protein — translation MTHNAIQRLLLKRFALAAATYGLALLLLWLAYFTGHYEDSLTGVAVGSALVVISQATLFAVFFSGANLRFSDPSLTEAQVLLGLGWQTWLIAHLQEARGEFLVFYVLILLFGLFHLSRRAFVRCAMLVFFSFCAITLWDGYHFRLHDPALSALQACILLIVLAWLVIYARFVQTSRQRMRQRRFALQAHQDTLRGMMRQLEDLVATDELTGLFNRRHFLRLATRELNAMEADVVHGLALIDLDHFKRINDLHGHAAGDQVLQAFAGVAGACLRDGDVLARYGGEEFVVLLPDCNAERLTACCERLRIAFTDVELVGLNVKNLSLSAGMTLLELGDDLDDALQRADQALYRAKRDGRNRCAAAWENVDA, via the coding sequence TTGACCCATAACGCCATTCAACGTCTTTTGCTCAAACGCTTCGCCCTCGCTGCAGCCACCTACGGATTGGCCTTGCTGCTGCTGTGGCTGGCGTATTTCACCGGACACTACGAAGATTCGCTGACAGGCGTCGCTGTCGGCAGCGCCCTGGTGGTCATCAGCCAGGCGACCCTGTTCGCGGTGTTTTTCTCGGGCGCCAACCTGCGCTTCTCTGACCCGAGCCTGACCGAAGCGCAAGTGCTGCTCGGCCTCGGCTGGCAGACGTGGCTGATCGCGCATCTGCAAGAGGCCCGGGGCGAGTTCCTGGTCTTCTATGTGCTGATCCTTTTGTTCGGCCTGTTCCATCTGTCGCGGCGGGCCTTCGTGCGCTGCGCGATGCTGGTGTTTTTCAGCTTCTGCGCCATCACGCTGTGGGACGGTTACCACTTCCGGCTGCACGATCCGGCGCTGTCTGCCTTGCAGGCCTGCATTCTGCTGATCGTACTGGCGTGGCTGGTGATTTACGCGCGTTTCGTCCAGACCTCACGGCAACGCATGCGCCAGCGCCGCTTTGCCTTGCAGGCGCATCAGGACACGTTGCGCGGGATGATGCGTCAGCTCGAAGACCTGGTGGCCACTGATGAACTGACTGGGCTGTTCAACCGCCGGCATTTTCTGCGCCTGGCCACCCGCGAATTGAACGCGATGGAGGCCGACGTCGTGCATGGTCTGGCGCTGATCGATCTCGACCACTTCAAACGTATCAACGACCTGCACGGCCATGCCGCCGGTGATCAGGTGTTGCAGGCGTTCGCCGGCGTGGCCGGTGCCTGTCTGCGCGACGGCGACGTGCTGGCGCGTTATGGTGGTGAGGAATTCGTGGTGCTGCTGCCCGATTGCAACGCCGAGCGCCTGACTGCTTGTTGCGAACGGCTGCGCATCGCTTTCACCGACGTCGAACTGGTGGGCCTGAATGTGAAAAACCTGAGCCTGTCCGCCGGCATGACCCTGCTGGAGCTGGGCGATGATCTGGACGACGCCTTGCAGCGCGCCGATCAGGCGCTGTACCGGGCCAAGCGCGACGGGCGCAACCGTTGCGCAGCCGCGTGGGAGAACGTCGATGCCTGA
- a CDS encoding fumarate hydratase: MTVIKQDDLIQSVADALQFISYYHPVDFIQAMHEAYLREESPAARDSMAQILINSRMCATGHRPICQDTGIVTVFVRVGMDVRWDGATMSLDDMINEGVRRAYNLPENVLRASILADPAGARKNTKDNTPAVIHYSIVPGNTVEVDVAAKGGGSENKSKMAMLNPSDSIVDWVLKTVPTMGAGWCPPGMLGIGIGGTAEKAAVMAKEVLMESIDIHELKARGPQNRIEEMRLELFEKVNQLGIGAQGLGGLTTVLDVKIMDYPTHAASLPVCMIPNCAATRHAHFVLDGSGPASLEAPPLDAYPEIVWEAGPSARRVNLDTLTPEDVQSWKPGETVLLNGKMLTGRDAAHKRMVEMLNKGETLPVDLKGRFIYYVGPVDPVGDEVVGPAGPTTATRMDKFTRQILEQTGLLGMIGKSERGPTAIDAIKDNKAVYLMAVGGAAYLVAQAIKKSKVLAFAELGMEAIYEFEVKDMPVTVAVDSKGESVHITGPAIWQQKISESLAVEVQ, from the coding sequence ATGACCGTGATCAAGCAAGACGACCTGATTCAGAGCGTTGCCGACGCCCTGCAATTCATTTCCTACTACCACCCCGTGGACTTCATCCAGGCGATGCACGAAGCCTACCTGCGCGAAGAATCGCCAGCGGCCCGTGACTCGATGGCGCAGATCCTGATCAACTCGCGCATGTGCGCCACCGGCCACCGGCCGATCTGCCAGGACACCGGCATCGTGACCGTGTTCGTGCGTGTGGGCATGGACGTGCGTTGGGATGGCGCGACCATGAGCCTGGACGACATGATCAACGAAGGCGTGCGCCGCGCCTATAACCTGCCGGAAAACGTCCTGCGTGCTTCCATCCTGGCCGACCCGGCGGGCGCTCGTAAAAACACCAAGGACAACACCCCGGCGGTCATCCACTACTCCATCGTCCCGGGCAACACCGTGGAAGTGGACGTGGCGGCCAAGGGCGGCGGTTCCGAGAACAAGTCGAAAATGGCCATGCTCAACCCGTCCGACTCGATCGTCGACTGGGTGCTGAAGACCGTTCCGACGATGGGCGCCGGCTGGTGCCCACCGGGCATGCTGGGCATCGGCATCGGCGGCACTGCCGAGAAAGCCGCCGTGATGGCCAAGGAAGTGTTGATGGAATCCATCGACATTCACGAGCTGAAAGCCCGTGGCCCGCAGAACCGTATCGAAGAAATGCGTCTGGAGCTGTTCGAGAAGGTCAACCAGCTGGGCATCGGCGCCCAGGGCCTGGGTGGCCTGACCACCGTGCTCGACGTGAAGATCATGGATTACCCGACCCACGCAGCCTCGCTGCCGGTGTGCATGATCCCGAACTGCGCCGCCACCCGTCACGCGCACTTCGTGCTCGACGGTTCCGGCCCGGCTTCGCTGGAAGCGCCACCGCTGGACGCCTACCCGGAAATCGTCTGGGAAGCCGGCCCGTCGGCCCGTCGCGTCAACCTCGACACCCTGACCCCGGAAGACGTGCAGAGCTGGAAGCCGGGCGAAACCGTCCTGCTCAACGGCAAGATGCTCACCGGTCGCGACGCGGCGCACAAGCGCATGGTCGAGATGCTGAACAAGGGCGAAACCCTGCCGGTAGACCTCAAGGGTCGCTTCATCTACTACGTCGGCCCGGTTGATCCGGTCGGTGACGAAGTGGTTGGCCCGGCTGGCCCGACCACCGCCACGCGGATGGACAAGTTCACCCGTCAGATCCTCGAGCAGACCGGCCTGTTGGGCATGATCGGCAAGTCCGAGCGCGGCCCGACCGCCATCGACGCGATCAAGGACAACAAGGCCGTGTACCTGATGGCCGTCGGCGGCGCCGCTTACCTGGTGGCGCAAGCGATCAAGAAGTCCAAGGTCCTGGCGTTCGCCGAGCTGGGCATGGAAGCGATCTACGAGTTCGAGGTCAAGGACATGCCGGTCACCGTCGCGGTGGACAGCAAAGGGGAATCGGTGCACATCACCGGCCCTGCGATCTGGCAACAGAAGATCAGCGAAAGTCTGGCGGTAGAAGTGCAGTAA